The following proteins are co-located in the Thermus thermophilus HB8 genome:
- a CDS encoding transposase — protein sequence MSPRSPRRKAKRLRTRRRHTWRRFPPLYLMDTTGLAYRSKDRLLRFRRGKEVRRVRGHARLLALMRWDRERRLLWPWGGVVGEGYAPDPRLGGEVLRRFPPSRGWLLADAGFDGKEVWGVLGEAGVRPVIRLRGGGEAREEARVRAREGWDPEVYRFRGVVEGVFGGMKTRLGGGYLWERKPWTAMARALLELIAYGLRVLLSLLPPPPGYKAIY from the coding sequence ATCTCGCCCCGGAGTCCTCGCCGGAAGGCGAAGCGGCTTCGGACGAGGCGCCGGCACACCTGGCGGCGCTTTCCCCCCCTCTACCTCATGGACACCACGGGGCTGGCCTACCGGAGCAAGGACCGGCTTCTCCGCTTTCGTCGGGGGAAGGAGGTGCGGCGGGTGCGGGGGCACGCGCGGCTTCTGGCCCTGATGCGGTGGGATAGGGAGAGGCGGCTCTTGTGGCCCTGGGGTGGAGTGGTGGGGGAGGGCTACGCCCCGGACCCCCGGCTTGGGGGGGAGGTGCTGAGGCGGTTTCCTCCTTCCCGGGGGTGGCTTTTGGCGGACGCGGGGTTTGACGGGAAGGAGGTGTGGGGGGTTTTGGGGGAGGCGGGGGTGCGGCCGGTGATCCGGCTTCGGGGCGGGGGCGAGGCCAGGGAGGAGGCGCGGGTGCGGGCGCGGGAGGGGTGGGACCCCGAGGTGTACCGGTTTCGCGGGGTGGTGGAGGGGGTGTTTGGGGGGATGAAGACGCGGCTGGGTGGGGGGTACCTTTGGGAGCGGAAGCCTTGGACGGCCATGGCGCGGGCGCTTTTGGAGCTCATCGCCTACGGCCTTAGGGTTCTTCTCTCCCTTCTCCCGCCCCCTCCGGGGTACAAGGCGATTTACTAG
- the cmk gene encoding (d)CMP kinase, which yields MRGIVTIDGPSASGKSSVARRVAAALGVPYLSSGLLYRAAAFLALRAGVDPGDEEGLLALLEGLGVRLLAQAEGNRVLADGEDLTSFLHTPEVDRVVSAVARLPGVRAWVNRRLKEVPPPFVAEGRDMGTAVFPEAAHKFYLTASPEVRAWRRARERPQAYEEVLRDLLRRDERDKAQSAPAPDALVLDTGGMTLDEVVAWVLAHIRR from the coding sequence ATGCGCGGCATCGTGACCATAGACGGGCCTTCGGCCTCCGGCAAGAGCTCCGTGGCCAGGCGGGTGGCGGCGGCCTTGGGCGTGCCCTACCTCTCCAGCGGCCTCCTCTACCGGGCGGCCGCCTTCCTCGCCCTGAGGGCGGGGGTGGACCCCGGGGACGAGGAGGGGCTCCTCGCCCTCCTCGAGGGCCTGGGGGTGCGCCTTCTGGCCCAGGCGGAGGGCAACCGGGTCCTGGCGGACGGGGAGGACCTCACCTCCTTCCTGCACACTCCCGAGGTGGACCGCGTGGTCTCGGCGGTGGCCCGCCTCCCGGGGGTCCGGGCCTGGGTCAACCGCAGGCTCAAGGAGGTGCCTCCGCCCTTCGTGGCCGAGGGGAGGGACATGGGCACGGCGGTCTTCCCCGAGGCGGCCCACAAGTTCTACCTCACGGCGAGCCCCGAGGTGCGGGCGTGGCGGCGCGCCCGGGAAAGGCCCCAGGCCTACGAGGAGGTGCTCCGGGACCTCCTCCGGAGGGACGAGCGGGACAAGGCGCAAAGCGCCCCCGCTCCCGACGCCCTCGTCCTGGACACCGGGGGGATGACCCTGGACGAGGTGGTGGCCTGGGTCCTGGCCCACATCCGGAGGTAG
- a CDS encoding DUF402 domain-containing protein translates to MSPAWPLRPGQKVRVEFYKYPEEALHYFWEAEVVEVRPEGVLTLLPQGGVFHHVGKGRSLVLDHDAYVAFFPGAWYSGGPDVREGRVLEYYWNVQTPALWTGEAFRQYDLELDVKCRADHTCEVFDREEFLAKRPLYPRAWVEEAERAVEAVFRHMREGRWPVLPPGKPLPWMERI, encoded by the coding sequence GTGAGCCCGGCCTGGCCCCTCCGCCCGGGCCAGAAGGTCCGGGTGGAGTTCTACAAGTACCCGGAGGAAGCCCTCCACTACTTCTGGGAGGCGGAGGTGGTGGAGGTGCGCCCCGAGGGGGTCCTCACCCTCCTCCCCCAGGGCGGGGTCTTCCACCACGTGGGCAAGGGGCGCTCCTTGGTCCTGGACCACGACGCCTACGTGGCCTTCTTCCCCGGGGCCTGGTACTCCGGGGGGCCCGACGTGCGGGAGGGGAGGGTCCTGGAGTACTACTGGAACGTCCAGACCCCGGCCCTTTGGACGGGAGAGGCCTTCCGCCAGTACGACCTGGAGCTGGACGTGAAGTGCCGGGCCGACCACACCTGCGAGGTCTTTGACCGGGAGGAGTTCCTGGCCAAGCGCCCCCTGTACCCCAGGGCCTGGGTGGAGGAGGCGGAGCGGGCGGTGGAGGCCGTCTTCCGCCACATGCGCGAGGGGCGCTGGCCCGTCTTGCCCCCCGGAAAGCCCCTACCCTGGATGGAGCGGATCTAG
- a CDS encoding zinc-binding dehydrogenase, producing MRAVVMRARGGPEVLEVADLPVPEPGPKEVRVRLKAAALNHLDVWVRKGVASPKLPLPHVLGADGSGVVDAVGPGVEGFAPGDEVVINPGLSCGRCERCLAGEDNLCPRYQILGEHRHGTYAEYVVLPEANLAPKPKNLSFEEAAAIPLTFLTAWQMVVDKLGVRPGDDVLVMAAGSGVSVAAIQIAKLFGARVIATAGSEDKLRRAKALGADETVNYTHPDWPKEVRRLTGGKGADKVVDHTGALYFEGVIKATANGGRIAIAGASSGYEGTLPFAHVFYRQLSILGSTMASKSRLFPILRFVEEGKLKPVVGQVLPLEAAAEGHRLLEERRVFGKVVLQVG from the coding sequence ATGCGCGCGGTGGTCATGCGAGCCAGGGGAGGCCCCGAGGTGCTGGAGGTGGCCGACCTTCCCGTCCCCGAACCCGGCCCCAAGGAGGTGCGGGTACGCCTCAAGGCGGCCGCCCTCAACCACCTGGACGTGTGGGTGCGAAAAGGGGTGGCGAGCCCAAAGCTCCCCCTCCCCCACGTCCTGGGTGCGGACGGAAGCGGCGTGGTGGACGCCGTGGGGCCGGGGGTGGAGGGCTTCGCCCCCGGGGACGAAGTGGTCATCAACCCCGGCCTCTCCTGCGGGCGGTGCGAGCGCTGCCTGGCCGGGGAGGACAACCTCTGCCCCCGTTACCAGATCCTCGGGGAGCACCGGCACGGCACCTACGCCGAGTACGTGGTCCTGCCCGAGGCCAACCTGGCCCCCAAGCCCAAGAACCTTTCCTTTGAGGAGGCCGCCGCCATCCCCCTCACCTTCCTCACCGCCTGGCAGATGGTGGTGGACAAGCTAGGGGTGCGCCCGGGGGACGACGTGCTGGTGATGGCCGCCGGAAGCGGGGTGAGCGTGGCCGCCATCCAGATCGCCAAGCTCTTTGGGGCGCGGGTCATCGCCACGGCGGGCTCGGAGGACAAACTCCGCCGGGCGAAGGCCCTCGGGGCCGACGAGACGGTGAACTACACCCACCCGGACTGGCCCAAGGAAGTGCGCCGCCTCACGGGGGGCAAGGGCGCGGACAAGGTGGTGGACCACACCGGGGCCCTTTACTTTGAGGGGGTGATCAAGGCCACGGCGAACGGGGGACGGATCGCCATCGCCGGGGCCTCCTCGGGGTACGAGGGCACCCTGCCCTTCGCCCACGTCTTCTACCGTCAGCTCTCCATCCTGGGCTCCACCATGGCCTCTAAAAGCCGCCTTTTCCCCATCTTGCGCTTCGTGGAGGAGGGGAAGCTGAAGCCCGTGGTGGGCCAGGTCCTGCCCCTGGAGGCGGCGGCGGAGGGGCACCGGCTCCTGGAGGAGCGCCGGGTCTTCGGGAAGGTGGTCCTCCAGGTGGGGTAG
- a CDS encoding cysteine desulfurase family protein gives MRGVYLDYAATTPLDPEVREAMRAVEEVFGNPSSIHRFGQEARKVLEEARERVAEALGARPREVVFTAGGSEADALALLGPALARGRGHVVSTAVEHAAVLGALRLLERLGFAVTLLKPDSLGMVYPEQVEEALRPDTFLVSVMTANNELGNLYPVREIAEVAHRHGALFHTDAVQAVGQVPFRMDEVGADLVSLSAHKFYGPKGVGALLVRQGVELMAVVPGKQEGGRRGGTQSPVLAHGMAVALELALKRLPEEAARLAALRRRLEAGLLAVEGVELNGHPERRLPKLVNVTVKGADGEALLLAMDLLGVAVSSGSACSAGNLEPSHVLLAIGRSYAEAKASLRFSLGRFTTEEEVDRAVAVFREAVARARA, from the coding sequence GTGCGGGGCGTCTACCTGGACTACGCGGCCACCACGCCCCTGGATCCCGAGGTCCGGGAGGCCATGCGGGCGGTGGAGGAGGTCTTCGGCAACCCCAGCAGCATCCACCGCTTCGGCCAGGAGGCCCGTAAGGTCTTGGAGGAGGCCCGGGAACGGGTGGCGGAGGCGCTCGGGGCGCGGCCCCGGGAGGTGGTCTTCACCGCAGGGGGCTCCGAGGCCGACGCCCTCGCCCTCCTGGGCCCGGCCCTGGCCCGGGGCCGGGGGCACGTGGTGAGCACGGCGGTGGAGCACGCCGCCGTGCTCGGGGCCCTGCGCCTCTTGGAGCGGCTGGGCTTCGCCGTGACCCTCCTCAAGCCCGATTCCCTAGGGATGGTCTACCCCGAGCAGGTGGAGGAGGCCCTGCGCCCCGACACCTTCCTGGTGAGCGTCATGACGGCGAACAACGAGCTCGGCAACCTCTACCCGGTGCGGGAGATCGCCGAGGTGGCCCACCGGCACGGGGCCCTCTTCCACACCGACGCCGTCCAGGCGGTGGGGCAGGTCCCCTTCCGCATGGACGAGGTGGGGGCGGACCTGGTCTCCTTGAGCGCCCACAAGTTCTACGGGCCCAAGGGCGTGGGGGCGCTCCTCGTCCGCCAGGGGGTGGAGCTTATGGCCGTTGTGCCGGGGAAGCAGGAGGGGGGTAGGCGGGGCGGCACGCAGAGCCCCGTTTTGGCCCACGGGATGGCCGTGGCCCTGGAGCTCGCCCTGAAGCGCCTTCCCGAGGAGGCGGCGCGCCTTGCGGCCTTGCGGCGGCGCCTCGAGGCGGGGCTTCTCGCGGTGGAGGGGGTGGAGCTCAACGGCCACCCCGAGCGCCGCCTCCCCAAGCTCGTCAACGTCACCGTGAAGGGGGCGGACGGGGAGGCCCTGCTCCTCGCCATGGACCTCCTGGGCGTGGCCGTCTCCTCGGGCTCCGCCTGCAGCGCCGGGAACCTCGAGCCCTCCCACGTCCTCCTCGCCATCGGCCGCAGCTACGCCGAGGCCAAGGCCTCCTTGCGCTTCTCCCTGGGCCGCTTCACCACCGAGGAGGAGGTGGACCGGGCGGTGGCGGTCTTCCGGGAGGCCGTGGCCCGGGCCCGGGCTTGA
- a CDS encoding RrF2 family transcriptional regulator, with product MWVSTKAQYGLRALVEIGLRAPRAVPLKEVAEAQGISQHYLEQIAAQLRNAGFIRSVRGAKGGYRLARPPEKVTALEVVEALEGSLAPVSCLEDPESCDKVGRCSTELLWRRVDLAMRQVLGGTTLKDLIEERRLLEARGVIPLEARVS from the coding sequence ATGTGGGTGTCCACGAAGGCCCAGTACGGCCTCCGCGCCCTGGTGGAGATCGGCCTTAGGGCGCCGAGGGCGGTGCCCCTGAAGGAGGTGGCCGAGGCCCAGGGCATCAGCCAGCACTACCTGGAGCAGATCGCCGCCCAGCTCCGCAACGCGGGCTTCATCCGCTCCGTGCGGGGGGCGAAGGGGGGGTACCGGCTCGCCCGCCCCCCGGAGAAGGTCACCGCCCTCGAGGTGGTGGAGGCCCTGGAGGGGAGCCTGGCCCCGGTGAGCTGCCTGGAGGACCCGGAGAGCTGCGACAAGGTGGGGCGGTGCTCCACCGAGCTTTTGTGGCGGCGGGTGGACCTCGCCATGCGCCAGGTCCTCGGGGGCACCACCCTTAAGGACCTCATTGAGGAGAGGCGGCTTTTGGAGGCCAGGGGGGTCATCCCCCTCGAGGCCCGCGTCTCCTGA
- a CDS encoding NAD(P)/FAD-dependent oxidoreductase yields MAADHTDVLIVGAGPTGLFAGFYVGMRGLSFRFVDPLPEPGGQLTALYPEKYIYDVAGFPKVYAKDLVKGLVEQVAPFNPVYSLGERAETLEREGDLFKVTTSQGNAYTAKAVIIAAGVGAFEPRRIGAPGEREFEGRGVYYAVKSKAEFQGKRVLIVGGGDSAVDWALNLLDTARRITLIHRRPQFRAHEASVKELMKAHEEGRLEVLTPYELRRVEGDERVRWAVVFHNQTQEELALEVDAVLILAGYITKLGPLANWGLALEKNKIKVDTTMATSIPGVYACGDIVTYPGKLPLIVLGFGEAAIAANHAAAYANPALKVNPGHSSEKAAPGT; encoded by the coding sequence ATGGCGGCGGACCACACGGACGTGCTCATCGTAGGGGCGGGGCCTACAGGGCTTTTCGCCGGGTTTTACGTGGGCATGCGGGGGCTGTCCTTCCGCTTCGTGGACCCCCTGCCCGAGCCCGGGGGGCAGCTTACCGCCCTCTACCCGGAGAAGTACATCTACGACGTGGCCGGCTTCCCCAAGGTCTACGCCAAGGACCTGGTGAAGGGCCTGGTGGAGCAGGTGGCCCCCTTTAACCCTGTCTACAGCCTCGGGGAGCGGGCCGAGACCCTGGAAAGGGAAGGAGACCTCTTCAAGGTCACCACCTCCCAAGGGAACGCCTACACCGCCAAGGCGGTGATCATCGCCGCCGGGGTGGGGGCCTTTGAGCCCAGGCGGATCGGGGCGCCGGGGGAGCGGGAGTTTGAGGGGAGGGGCGTCTACTACGCCGTGAAGAGCAAGGCCGAGTTCCAGGGGAAGCGGGTCCTCATCGTGGGCGGGGGGGACAGCGCCGTGGACTGGGCCTTGAACCTTCTGGACACCGCCCGGCGCATCACCCTGATCCACCGCCGCCCCCAGTTCCGGGCCCACGAGGCGAGCGTGAAGGAGCTCATGAAGGCCCACGAGGAGGGGCGCCTCGAGGTCCTCACCCCCTACGAGCTTAGGCGGGTAGAGGGGGACGAAAGGGTGCGCTGGGCGGTGGTCTTCCACAACCAGACCCAGGAGGAGCTGGCCCTCGAGGTGGACGCCGTCCTCATCCTCGCGGGCTACATCACCAAGCTCGGCCCCCTGGCCAACTGGGGGCTCGCCCTGGAGAAGAACAAGATCAAGGTGGACACCACCATGGCCACCAGCATTCCCGGGGTCTACGCCTGCGGGGACATCGTCACCTACCCGGGGAAGCTTCCCCTCATCGTCTTGGGGTTCGGCGAGGCCGCCATCGCCGCCAACCACGCCGCCGCCTACGCCAACCCCGCCCTCAAGGTGAACCCCGGCCACTCCTCGGAGAAGGCCGCCCCCGGGACCTAG
- the tmpR gene encoding bifunctional dihydropteridine reductase/dihydrofolate reductase TmpR: MRTALVTGSAKGIGRAILLALAREGYAVAVHYRTSEALAEATRQEAEALGVKAIKVRADLTREEEVDRLVEEVRYHLGGVGVLVNNVGDYLYKPIEEVSLEEWRWILDTNLTATFLLTQRVLPLMVAQGFGRIVNLGYAGAGNLLARTHITPYVIAKTGVILYTKAIAKRFAASGITANVVAPGVAENSVSKPLHEIPMGRLALLQEIAQAVLFFVREPYLTGQVLEVAGGWNL, from the coding sequence ATGAGGACCGCGTTGGTGACGGGGAGCGCCAAGGGCATCGGCCGGGCCATCCTCTTGGCCCTCGCCCGGGAGGGCTACGCCGTGGCCGTCCACTACCGCACCTCCGAGGCCTTGGCCGAGGCCACCCGTCAAGAGGCGGAGGCCCTGGGCGTCAAGGCCATCAAGGTCCGGGCCGACCTCACCCGGGAGGAGGAGGTGGACCGGCTGGTGGAGGAGGTCCGCTACCACCTGGGGGGGGTGGGCGTCCTGGTGAACAACGTGGGGGACTACCTCTACAAGCCCATAGAGGAGGTGAGCCTCGAGGAGTGGCGCTGGATCCTGGACACCAACCTCACGGCCACCTTCCTCCTCACCCAAAGGGTCCTCCCCCTCATGGTGGCCCAGGGCTTTGGCCGCATCGTGAACCTGGGCTACGCCGGGGCGGGGAACCTCCTCGCCCGGACCCACATCACCCCCTACGTCATCGCCAAGACGGGGGTCATCCTCTACACCAAGGCCATCGCCAAACGCTTCGCCGCAAGCGGCATCACCGCCAACGTGGTGGCCCCGGGGGTGGCGGAAAACTCCGTCTCCAAGCCCCTCCACGAGATCCCCATGGGGAGGCTCGCCCTCCTTCAGGAGATCGCCCAGGCGGTGCTCTTCTTCGTCCGCGAGCCCTACCTCACGGGGCAGGTGCTGGAGGTGGCCGGGGGGTGGAACCTCTAG
- a CDS encoding metal ABC transporter ATP-binding protein — MWAVETQGLAVRFGQYQALEDVSLRVPEGSFVAVVGPNGAGKSTLLKALLGLVPFRGEVRIFGRPLGQADPFWFGYVPQIKTFDRTFPALALELVVSGLRRAWPFRVGEEERRRALEALGRVGALELAHRPLGRLSGGQLQRVYLARALVRRPRLLLLDEPATGVDRLGEVDLYRHLEAYQEETGATILMITHDWEAAHHASHVLVLNRRVIGFGPPERALSEECLRQAFGHLGHEHALFLGGGRA, encoded by the coding sequence ATGTGGGCGGTGGAGACCCAGGGGCTTGCGGTGCGCTTCGGGCAGTACCAGGCCTTGGAGGACGTCTCCTTGAGGGTGCCCGAGGGCAGCTTCGTGGCCGTGGTGGGCCCCAACGGGGCAGGGAAGAGCACCCTTCTCAAGGCCCTTTTGGGCCTCGTGCCCTTCCGGGGGGAGGTGCGGATCTTCGGCCGCCCCTTGGGCCAGGCCGATCCCTTCTGGTTCGGCTACGTGCCCCAGATCAAGACCTTTGACCGCACCTTCCCCGCCCTGGCCTTGGAGCTCGTGGTCTCGGGGCTCCGCCGCGCCTGGCCCTTTCGCGTGGGGGAGGAGGAGCGCAGGCGGGCCCTCGAGGCCTTGGGGCGGGTGGGGGCGTTGGAGCTCGCCCACCGCCCCTTGGGGCGGCTTTCCGGGGGGCAGTTGCAGCGGGTCTACCTGGCCCGGGCCCTGGTGCGCAGGCCCCGCCTCCTCCTTTTGGACGAGCCCGCCACCGGGGTGGACCGGCTGGGGGAGGTGGACCTCTACCGGCACCTGGAGGCCTACCAGGAGGAGACGGGGGCCACGATCCTCATGATCACCCACGACTGGGAGGCGGCCCACCACGCCAGCCACGTCCTGGTGCTGAACCGCCGCGTGATCGGCTTCGGCCCGCCGGAGCGGGCCCTCTCCGAGGAGTGCCTCCGCCAGGCCTTCGGCCATTTGGGGCACGAGCACGCCCTTTTCCTGGGAGGCGGCCGTGCTTGA
- a CDS encoding YgaP family membrane protein has translation MPVNESTTDRVIRFLLSLVLFYFAFQSAAPWNWILGIVAAVLLFTAITGFCGLYRVLGISTKR, from the coding sequence ATGCCGGTGAACGAGAGCACCACCGACCGGGTCATCCGGTTCCTCCTTTCCCTCGTCCTCTTCTACTTCGCCTTCCAGTCCGCCGCGCCCTGGAACTGGATCCTGGGGATCGTGGCCGCTGTCCTCCTCTTCACGGCGATCACGGGGTTCTGCGGCCTCTACCGCGTCCTGGGCATCAGCACCAAGCGGTGA
- a CDS encoding CDP-alcohol phosphatidyltransferase family protein codes for MVPGAKERPVQEFLNALLFRPLAHLVVLLLLRTPVRPHHLVLFHTGLVLGAAWLLLRGEDLGAALLLQLKTVLDNADGQLARLRGEVTEFGRYLDTGMDFLGNLALFLALGLRTGFLEKALLAFLVFTLVQSYDFNLERLYRLSRGLPLPEGPRDPETPWLRLFRGLYALLFAPQDRAIVALERFLQGRLRLDPSRFWDEGALAGVVNLGLTTQLFFLGVFLLFHEPGAYLTFVLLQAVYLGLWYLWRIARSIPSPR; via the coding sequence GTGGTCCCGGGGGCCAAGGAGAGGCCGGTCCAGGAGTTCCTCAACGCCCTCCTTTTCCGCCCCCTGGCGCACCTCGTCGTCCTCCTCCTCCTGCGTACGCCCGTGAGGCCCCACCACCTGGTCCTCTTCCACACGGGCCTGGTCCTTGGGGCCGCCTGGCTGCTCCTTAGGGGGGAGGACCTCGGGGCCGCCCTCCTCCTCCAGCTCAAAACCGTCTTGGACAACGCCGACGGGCAGCTCGCCCGCCTTAGGGGAGAGGTGACGGAGTTTGGGCGCTACCTGGACACGGGGATGGACTTCCTCGGGAACCTGGCCCTCTTCCTGGCCCTGGGCCTGCGCACCGGTTTCCTGGAGAAGGCCCTCCTCGCTTTTTTGGTTTTCACCCTGGTCCAGTCCTACGACTTCAACCTGGAAAGGCTTTACCGCCTTTCCCGGGGGCTTCCCTTGCCCGAGGGGCCTCGGGACCCGGAAACCCCCTGGCTTCGCCTCTTCCGGGGGCTTTACGCCCTCCTCTTCGCCCCCCAGGACCGGGCCATCGTCGCCTTGGAGCGCTTTCTCCAGGGGCGGTTGCGGCTTGACCCCTCGCGTTTCTGGGACGAGGGGGCCTTGGCGGGGGTGGTGAACCTGGGCCTCACCACGCAGCTTTTCTTCCTGGGGGTTTTCCTCCTCTTCCACGAGCCTGGCGCCTACCTCACCTTTGTCCTCCTTCAGGCCGTGTATCTTGGCCTTTGGTACCTATGGAGGATCGCCCGCAGTATCCCATCCCCACGGTAG
- the aroA gene encoding 3-phosphoshikimate 1-carboxyvinyltransferase, which translates to MDAFRLAPCGPLRGRLRVPGDKSVTHRGLMLLALAEGEGRLFYPLKAGDTLSTARVLQALGAEVREEGPHFLVRGRGLRFQEPEDVLDCGNAGTLMRLLLGLLAGQEGLFAVLTGDASLRRRPMGRVVAPLRAMGARVDGREEGERAPLAVRGAPLRGLRYTLPVPSAQVKSALLLAGLFAEGVTEVEEPTPTRDHTERLFRHFGLPLEVEGRKVRTWRTGPFPAKDLVVPGDFSSAAFFLVAALVTPGSEVVVEGVGLNPTRTGLLTVLKAMGADLEWQVLEGEAGEPVGWVRARHSLLKGVAVDPGLIPLMVDEVPVLAAAAAWAEGETYIPGLSELRVKESDRVRAIAENLRALGVEVEEGPDWLRIRGGGVRPGRVRPFHDHRIAMAFAVAGLPVGVEVEEPHWAEISYPGFFQDLLRLCAAS; encoded by the coding sequence ATGGACGCGTTCCGCCTCGCGCCTTGTGGTCCCTTGCGGGGGCGCCTCCGCGTCCCCGGGGACAAGTCCGTGACCCACCGCGGCCTCATGCTCCTCGCCCTGGCCGAGGGGGAGGGAAGGCTCTTCTACCCCTTGAAGGCGGGGGACACCCTCTCCACGGCCCGGGTCCTCCAGGCCCTCGGGGCCGAGGTCCGGGAGGAGGGGCCCCACTTCCTCGTGCGGGGAAGGGGCCTAAGGTTCCAGGAGCCCGAGGACGTCCTGGACTGCGGCAACGCCGGAACCCTCATGCGCCTCCTCCTCGGCCTCCTCGCGGGCCAGGAGGGGCTTTTCGCCGTCCTCACCGGGGACGCCTCCTTGAGGCGCCGCCCCATGGGCCGGGTGGTGGCCCCCTTGAGGGCCATGGGGGCGAGGGTGGACGGGCGGGAGGAGGGGGAGAGGGCGCCCCTCGCCGTCCGGGGGGCGCCCCTGAGGGGTTTGCGCTACACCCTCCCCGTGCCCAGCGCCCAGGTGAAGAGCGCCCTCCTCCTCGCCGGCCTCTTCGCCGAGGGGGTGACGGAGGTGGAGGAGCCCACGCCCACCCGGGACCACACGGAGAGGCTCTTCCGCCACTTCGGCCTGCCCTTGGAGGTGGAGGGAAGGAAGGTGCGCACCTGGCGCACGGGGCCCTTTCCCGCCAAGGACCTCGTGGTGCCCGGGGACTTCTCCTCGGCCGCCTTCTTCCTGGTGGCGGCCCTCGTCACCCCGGGCTCGGAGGTGGTGGTGGAGGGGGTGGGGCTGAACCCCACCCGCACCGGCCTCCTCACCGTCCTCAAGGCCATGGGGGCGGACCTGGAGTGGCAGGTCCTCGAGGGCGAGGCGGGGGAGCCCGTGGGGTGGGTGCGGGCCCGGCATAGCCTCCTGAAGGGCGTGGCCGTGGACCCCGGCCTCATCCCCCTCATGGTGGACGAGGTGCCGGTCCTGGCGGCGGCCGCCGCCTGGGCGGAAGGGGAGACCTACATCCCGGGCCTCTCCGAGCTTCGGGTCAAGGAGTCCGACCGGGTCCGGGCCATCGCCGAAAACCTCCGGGCCCTCGGGGTGGAGGTGGAGGAAGGCCCGGACTGGCTCCGCATCCGGGGCGGGGGGGTGAGGCCGGGCCGGGTGCGGCCCTTCCACGACCACCGCATCGCCATGGCCTTCGCCGTGGCCGGGCTTCCCGTGGGGGTGGAGGTGGAGGAGCCCCACTGGGCCGAGATCTCCTACCCGGGTTTCTTCCAGGACCTCCTCAGGCTATGCGCGGCATCGTGA
- a CDS encoding NUDIX domain-containing protein: MEDRPQYPIPTVGALAEKEGLVLLVRTAKWRGLWGVPGGKVAWGEALEEALRREFREEVGLALSQVRFALVQEAIFSPEFYKPTHMLLFNYFARAEGEVRPNEEILEWAWVEPEKGLAYPLNAFTRALLVRYLEGR; encoded by the coding sequence ATGGAGGATCGCCCGCAGTATCCCATCCCCACGGTAGGGGCCTTGGCGGAGAAGGAAGGCCTTGTGCTCTTGGTGCGCACGGCCAAGTGGCGGGGGCTTTGGGGGGTGCCCGGGGGGAAGGTGGCCTGGGGGGAGGCCCTGGAGGAGGCCTTGCGGCGGGAGTTCCGGGAGGAGGTGGGCCTCGCCCTTTCCCAGGTCCGCTTCGCCCTGGTCCAGGAGGCCATCTTCAGCCCCGAGTTTTACAAGCCCACCCACATGCTCCTCTTCAACTACTTCGCCCGGGCGGAGGGGGAGGTGCGCCCGAACGAGGAGATCCTGGAGTGGGCCTGGGTGGAGCCCGAGAAGGGGCTCGCCTACCCTTTGAACGCCTTTACCCGGGCCCTCTTGGTGCGCTATCTGGAGGGGAGATGA
- a CDS encoding metal ABC transporter permease produces the protein MLEALGYPFFQRALLAGLLVSLLGGALSAFVVQRRLSFLGDGLAHAAFAGVALGLFLREEPLYLALPFTLAVALAITYVKERSGLSEDTAIGVFFALSVALGAVFLAKARGYVGDAMGYLFGSLLAVGPGDLWAVGGVVLLGLALLPLWGALAYATFDRELALADRVPVGLHDYLLSAYLALALVVAVKVVGVLLVAAFLVIPGAAARLLGRTFAGMTLLALLFALSATLLGLYASFLLDWPSGASVVLAQALLFGLAFLKTAFSGGK, from the coding sequence GTGCTTGAGGCCTTGGGCTACCCCTTCTTCCAGAGGGCCCTCCTCGCCGGCCTCTTGGTGAGCCTGCTTGGAGGGGCGCTTTCCGCCTTCGTGGTGCAGAGAAGGCTTTCCTTCCTGGGGGACGGGCTCGCCCACGCCGCCTTCGCCGGGGTGGCCCTGGGGCTTTTCCTGAGGGAGGAGCCCCTCTACCTCGCCCTCCCCTTCACCCTGGCCGTGGCCCTGGCCATCACCTACGTGAAGGAGCGCTCGGGCCTCTCGGAGGACACGGCCATCGGCGTCTTCTTCGCCCTTTCCGTGGCCCTCGGGGCCGTCTTCCTCGCCAAGGCCCGGGGGTACGTGGGGGACGCCATGGGCTACCTCTTCGGCTCCCTCCTCGCCGTGGGGCCCGGGGACCTCTGGGCCGTGGGGGGGGTGGTCCTTCTGGGCCTCGCCCTCCTTCCCCTCTGGGGCGCTTTGGCCTACGCCACCTTTGACCGGGAGCTCGCCCTCGCCGACCGGGTGCCCGTGGGGCTCCACGACTACCTCCTCTCCGCCTACCTGGCCCTCGCCCTGGTGGTGGCGGTGAAGGTGGTGGGGGTCCTCCTCGTGGCCGCCTTTTTGGTGATCCCGGGGGCGGCGGCCCGGCTTCTCGGCCGCACCTTCGCCGGCATGACCCTCCTTGCCCTCCTCTTCGCCCTCTCGGCCACCCTCCTCGGGCTTTACGCCTCCTTCCTCCTGGACTGGCCCAGCGGGGCCAGCGTGGTCCTGGCCCAGGCCCTCCTCTTCGGCCTCGCCTTCCTTAAAACCGCGTTTTCCGGGGGGAAATAG